Proteins encoded together in one Deinococcus irradiatisoli window:
- a CDS encoding helix-turn-helix domain-containing protein encodes MKLHERLRELRSERGLRLKDVAETASISVPYLSDLERGRTNPSLDTLQTLAGAYDITVHDLLEGVEFYGQNTDGAMPKGLADLVADPVLGGQITPDWVRTLARIELRGKRPRDKGDWYEIYLHLKRILD; translated from the coding sequence ATGAAATTACACGAACGTCTGCGCGAGCTGCGCAGTGAGCGCGGGCTGCGCCTCAAGGACGTGGCAGAGACGGCCAGCATCAGCGTGCCGTACTTGTCCGACCTCGAGCGCGGACGCACCAACCCCAGCCTGGATACCCTCCAGACGCTGGCCGGCGCTTACGACATCACGGTGCACGACCTGCTCGAAGGTGTGGAGTTCTACGGACAGAACACCGACGGCGCCATGCCCAAAGGACTGGCCGATCTGGTGGCCGACCCGGTGCTGGGCGGGCAGATCACGCCCGATTGGGTGCGCACGCTGGCGCGCATCGAGTTGCGCGGCAAGCGTCCCCGCGACAAGGGCGACTGGTACGAGATCTACCTGCACCTCAAGCGCATTCTGGACTGA
- a CDS encoding AAA family ATPase: MDAGPVVEHSELLLIGGRSGVGKTSLAAELHHQLSEQRVRHAVIEGDNLDLAYPPPWAHGLAQQNLRALWSNYRALGYRRLIYTNTVSVLQAAELAQAMQDAPSITAVLLTCSEATVRRRLEQRETGAGLELHLERSLRRAAQLESEAPAWVRRIATDDQPLSGLAAEVLALLGWAAP; this comes from the coding sequence ATGGATGCAGGGCCGGTGGTGGAGCACAGCGAGCTGCTGCTGATCGGTGGCCGCTCGGGGGTGGGCAAGACCAGCCTCGCCGCCGAGCTGCACCACCAGCTCTCGGAGCAGCGGGTCAGGCACGCCGTGATCGAAGGCGACAACCTCGACCTGGCGTATCCGCCGCCCTGGGCGCACGGCCTGGCCCAGCAGAACCTGCGGGCCCTCTGGAGCAACTACCGCGCCCTCGGCTACCGGCGCCTGATCTACACCAATACCGTCAGCGTTTTGCAGGCGGCCGAACTGGCCCAGGCCATGCAGGACGCTCCATCAATCACCGCCGTGTTGCTGACGTGTTCGGAGGCCACGGTTCGGCGCCGACTGGAACAGCGCGAGACCGGCGCGGGTCTGGAACTGCACCTCGAGAGAAGTCTTCGGCGGGCCGCGCAGCTCGAAAGCGAAGCGCCCGCCTGGGTTCGGCGCATCGCCACCGATGACCAACCCCTCAGCGGGCTGGCCGCCGAAGTGCTGGCACTTCTCGGTTGGGCCGCCCCCTGA